In one Cupriavidus taiwanensis genomic region, the following are encoded:
- a CDS encoding RidA family protein, producing MKILQPPDWAPPRGYANGMMTEIQAGSRLLFISGQIGWNSQCEFETDDFGLQVAQTLRNVVAVLAAGDARPEHIARMTWYVKDKAEYVGAYGAIGEHYRAIIGRHFPAMTAVEVADLVEPRAKVEIEVTAVVPPQL from the coding sequence ATGAAGATCCTGCAGCCGCCCGACTGGGCGCCGCCGCGCGGCTACGCCAACGGCATGATGACCGAGATCCAGGCCGGCAGCCGGCTGCTGTTCATCAGCGGCCAGATCGGCTGGAACAGCCAGTGCGAATTCGAGACCGACGACTTCGGCCTGCAGGTGGCGCAGACCCTGCGCAATGTGGTGGCGGTGCTGGCGGCCGGCGATGCGCGGCCCGAACATATCGCGCGCATGACCTGGTATGTGAAGGACAAGGCCGAATATGTCGGCGCCTATGGGGCGATCGGCGAACATTACCGGGCCATCATCGGCCGCCACTTTCCGGCGATGACCGCGGTCGAGGTCGCCGACCTGGTCGAGCCGCGCGCGAAGGTGGAAATCGAGGTGACTGCGGTGGTGCCACCGCAGCTGTGA
- the carA gene encoding glutamine-hydrolyzing carbamoyl-phosphate synthase small subunit — translation MLPSFPSAILALADGTVFRGYSIGASGHTIGEVVFNTAITGYQEILTDPSYSRQIVTLTYPHIGNYGVNPEDVEATKVHAAGLIIKDLPILASNFRKEHTLGHYLKQEKVVAIAGIDTRKLTRILREKGAQNGCILAGEDNVQKAIDLARSFPGLAGMDLAKVVSVKEPYQWTQSEWKLGEGYGKQRQPQFHVVAYDYGVKYNILRMLAERGCKVTVLPAQASAADALALNPDGVFLSNGPGDPEPCDYAIAATREFIERGIPTFGICLGHQIMALAVGAKTLKMKFGHHGANHPVKDLDDGRVVITSQNHGFAVDADTLPANVRVTHKSLFDGSLQGFALTDKPAFCFQGHPEASPGPNDVAYLFDRFIQLMTDARK, via the coding sequence GTGTTACCGTCTTTTCCGTCCGCCATTCTCGCGCTAGCAGACGGCACGGTCTTTCGTGGCTATTCCATTGGCGCTTCCGGCCATACCATCGGCGAAGTGGTGTTCAACACCGCCATCACCGGTTACCAGGAAATCCTCACCGACCCGAGCTATTCGCGGCAGATCGTCACGCTGACGTATCCGCATATCGGCAACTACGGTGTCAATCCTGAGGATGTCGAAGCCACGAAAGTCCATGCCGCCGGCCTGATCATCAAGGATCTGCCGATCCTGGCCTCCAACTTCCGCAAGGAGCACACCCTTGGCCACTACCTGAAGCAGGAAAAGGTGGTGGCGATCGCCGGCATCGATACGCGCAAGCTGACGCGTATCCTGCGCGAGAAGGGCGCCCAGAACGGCTGCATCCTGGCTGGCGAGGACAACGTGCAGAAGGCCATCGACCTGGCCCGCTCGTTCCCCGGCCTGGCCGGCATGGACCTGGCCAAGGTGGTGTCGGTCAAGGAACCGTACCAATGGACCCAGTCCGAATGGAAGCTGGGCGAGGGCTACGGCAAGCAGCGGCAGCCGCAGTTCCACGTGGTCGCCTATGACTACGGCGTCAAGTACAACATCCTGCGCATGCTGGCCGAGCGCGGCTGCAAGGTCACGGTGCTGCCCGCCCAGGCGAGCGCGGCCGATGCGCTGGCGCTGAATCCGGACGGCGTGTTCCTGTCCAACGGCCCCGGCGACCCCGAGCCGTGCGACTACGCCATCGCCGCCACGCGCGAGTTCATCGAGCGCGGCATCCCGACCTTCGGCATCTGCCTGGGCCACCAGATCATGGCCCTGGCGGTCGGCGCCAAGACCCTGAAGATGAAATTCGGCCACCACGGCGCCAACCATCCGGTCAAGGACCTGGACGACGGCCGGGTGGTGATCACATCGCAGAACCACGGCTTCGCGGTCGATGCGGACACGCTGCCGGCGAACGTGCGCGTCACGCACAAGTCGCTGTTCGACGGCTCGCTGCAGGGTTTCGCGCTGACCGACAAGCCGGCGTTCTGCTTCCAGGGCCATCCGGAAGCCTCGCCCGGCCCGAACGACGTGGCTTACCTGTTCGACCGCTTCATCCAGCTGATGACCGACGCGCGCAAGTAA
- a CDS encoding acyl-CoA thioesterase yields MSDVFRNTVQVRFKHCDAAGIVFYPRYFEMLNDLIEDWFGEALGWPFDAMHGEGRAGVPTAELECRFLAPSRLGEQLTRELRVLKLGQSSFTLAIRFAGPHDDTRMEVTQRLVCVDTGAIAPQPLPEPVREAMARYLVAAA; encoded by the coding sequence ATGAGCGACGTGTTCCGCAATACCGTGCAGGTGCGCTTCAAGCACTGCGATGCCGCCGGCATCGTGTTCTATCCACGCTATTTCGAGATGCTCAACGACCTGATCGAGGACTGGTTCGGCGAAGCGCTGGGCTGGCCGTTCGATGCCATGCACGGCGAGGGCCGCGCCGGCGTGCCGACGGCCGAGCTGGAGTGCCGCTTTCTCGCGCCGAGCCGGCTGGGCGAGCAGCTCACGCGCGAATTGCGCGTGCTGAAGCTGGGCCAGTCCAGCTTCACGCTGGCGATCCGCTTCGCCGGCCCGCACGACGATACCCGCATGGAAGTGACGCAACGGCTGGTCTGCGTCGATACCGGCGCGATTGCGCCGCAGCCGCTGCCCGAACCCGTGCGCGAGGCCATGGCGCGCTATCTGGTGGCCGCGGCCTGA
- the leuE gene encoding leucine efflux protein LeuE: MNAFMHTAFGITDFWTYVLGTIFIVLLPGPNSMYVLSVAAQRGVRAGYKGACGVFLGDAVLMVLSAAGVASLLKASPALFYVVKYVGAAYLAWIGFNMLRGALRSWAARGDATSAAVPSATPDQSDPFRKALLISLLNPKAILFFISFFIQFVDPAFAYPVLSFGVLGLVCQICSFAYLTTIIFVGAKLAEAFRRRRRLSAGMSSGVGAMFIGFGAKLATATMN; the protein is encoded by the coding sequence ATGAACGCCTTCATGCATACCGCTTTCGGCATTACCGACTTCTGGACCTATGTGCTGGGCACGATCTTCATCGTGCTGCTGCCGGGCCCGAATTCGATGTACGTGCTGTCGGTGGCGGCGCAGCGCGGCGTGCGCGCCGGCTACAAGGGCGCGTGCGGGGTGTTCCTGGGCGACGCGGTGCTGATGGTGCTGTCGGCGGCGGGCGTGGCCTCGCTGCTCAAGGCCAGCCCGGCGCTGTTCTACGTGGTGAAGTACGTCGGCGCCGCCTACCTGGCGTGGATCGGCTTCAACATGCTGCGCGGCGCGCTGCGCAGCTGGGCCGCGCGCGGCGATGCCACCAGCGCCGCGGTGCCTTCGGCCACGCCGGACCAGTCCGACCCGTTCCGCAAGGCGCTGCTGATCAGCCTGCTGAACCCGAAGGCGATCCTGTTCTTCATCTCGTTCTTCATCCAGTTCGTCGACCCTGCCTTTGCTTACCCGGTGCTGTCGTTCGGCGTGCTGGGGCTGGTGTGCCAGATCTGCAGCTTTGCTTACCTGACCACGATCATCTTCGTGGGCGCGAAGCTGGCCGAAGCGTTCCGGCGCCGCCGCCGGCTGTCGGCCGGCATGTCCAGCGGGGTAGGCGCGATGTTCATCGGCTTCGGCGCCAAGCTGGCGACGGCCACGATGAACTGA